One Vallitalea pronyensis genomic region harbors:
- a CDS encoding nucleoside recognition domain-containing protein has translation MLNYLWAFMILLGVIFAAFTGRMDQVTEAAIESAKEAVELCIMLAGVVAMWMGLMKIAEIAGLIKSLAKKMRPILRFLFPKVPDDHPAQHYIATNIIANMLGLGWGATPPGLKAMEELQKLNKDKQTASTAMCTFLIINISSVQLISVNILAYRAKYGSNNPAEIIGPSILATIVSTLVGVIFVKIMMKVGKK, from the coding sequence ATGCTGAATTATTTATGGGCATTTATGATATTACTTGGTGTTATATTTGCTGCTTTTACAGGTCGGATGGATCAGGTAACGGAAGCTGCTATAGAATCAGCGAAAGAGGCAGTTGAGTTATGTATCATGCTGGCAGGAGTGGTGGCTATGTGGATGGGGCTGATGAAGATTGCAGAGATAGCAGGATTGATTAAAAGCCTTGCCAAAAAAATGCGTCCAATTCTTAGGTTCCTGTTTCCAAAAGTACCCGATGACCATCCTGCCCAGCATTATATAGCCACGAATATAATTGCTAATATGTTAGGTCTTGGATGGGGAGCCACACCACCAGGCCTAAAAGCCATGGAAGAATTGCAGAAATTAAATAAAGATAAGCAGACGGCTAGCACGGCCATGTGTACTTTCCTCATCATTAACATCTCATCGGTTCAACTTATATCCGTTAACATATTGGCCTATCGAGCGAAATACGGTTCAAATAATCCAGCTGAGATCATTGGACCATCTATACTAGCTACCATTGTATCCACATTGGTAGGTGTCATCTTTGTAAAAATTATGATGAAGGTGGGTAAGAAATGA
- a CDS encoding ABC transporter ATP-binding protein, which yields MKICIEALTKRYGDLEALKNINLKLEEGMHGLLGPNGAGKTTFMRILTTLVPKTSGKVTYDDIGISDKKAIRKLIGYLPQEFSLYPNMTVYETMSYFFLLSNCKPTSSKITALLKEVHLESCKRLKIKALSGGMKRRLGIAIALIHNPKVLIVDEPTAGLDPEERIRFRNLLTHFGRDKVVILSTHIAEDIALSCHSLTVMKKGHVAYNGKVSDFIKKGRHCVWKLPVKLDDLDHIKKRYTVISTVLEGEKASLKIISRTQPDGAAPINPTLEDAYMCMMQEGE from the coding sequence ATGAAAATATGTATTGAAGCGTTGACGAAGAGGTATGGCGATCTTGAAGCCCTTAAGAATATTAATCTGAAATTAGAGGAAGGGATGCATGGGTTATTAGGTCCTAATGGAGCAGGAAAGACAACCTTCATGCGTATTTTGACGACGTTGGTACCAAAGACATCGGGTAAGGTGACCTATGATGATATTGGCATTAGTGATAAGAAGGCTATTCGTAAGCTCATTGGTTATTTGCCTCAGGAGTTTTCACTCTATCCGAACATGACTGTCTATGAAACCATGTCTTATTTTTTCCTTTTATCTAACTGTAAGCCCACATCATCCAAGATTACAGCCCTTTTAAAAGAAGTGCATTTGGAATCTTGTAAAAGATTAAAGATAAAAGCGTTATCTGGTGGTATGAAGCGAAGATTAGGTATTGCTATTGCGCTTATACATAACCCCAAAGTGCTCATTGTTGATGAGCCTACTGCAGGTCTTGATCCTGAAGAACGTATACGGTTTCGAAATCTATTGACCCATTTTGGTCGGGATAAGGTGGTTATTCTATCCACCCATATTGCGGAAGACATTGCACTGAGTTGTCACAGTTTAACTGTTATGAAAAAAGGGCATGTTGCTTATAACGGGAAGGTCAGTGACTTTATTAAAAAGGGGCGTCATTGTGTCTGGAAACTTCCAGTTAAGTTGGATGATTTAGACCATATTAAGAAGCGCTATACGGTTATTTCTACGGTATTAGAAGGGGAAAAAGCCAGTCTTAAAATTATATCCAGAACTCAGCCAGATGGGGCTGCCCCAATCAATCCTACGCTGGAAGATGCTTATATGTGTATGATGCAGGAGGGGGAATAG
- the sdaAA gene encoding L-serine ammonia-lyase, iron-sulfur-dependent, subunit alpha: protein MHYKNGIELLELCRVHDMHIHEIALKNECINSALEQDDIKEKMLEHFHIMATSIKRGLDEKERNIKGFMIGGEAKKLKKYHENHRSVCGETMSKAISYALSVMEVNVSMGRIVACPTAGSCGVLPAVLLSVKEKFDLDEEDMIKGLFTSGAVGSIIGKNASLSGAEGGCQAEVGSASAMAAAAVVEILGGTPKQALHGSAIALKNLMGLICDPVAGLVEAPCAKRNAIGTSNAMIAAEMALAGIKSIIPFDEVVVAMGKVGRMLPVALRETSEGGIATTPTGLRLKKKIFGQDKKR from the coding sequence ATGCATTATAAGAATGGCATAGAGTTATTAGAGTTATGTCGAGTGCACGATATGCACATACATGAGATCGCGCTAAAAAATGAATGTATTAACAGCGCCTTAGAACAAGATGACATCAAAGAAAAGATGTTGGAGCATTTTCATATTATGGCAACATCCATTAAAAGAGGTTTGGATGAAAAGGAAAGAAACATTAAGGGATTCATGATTGGCGGAGAGGCTAAGAAGTTAAAAAAATACCATGAAAATCATAGGTCGGTATGTGGAGAAACCATGTCAAAAGCCATAAGCTATGCGTTGAGTGTCATGGAAGTTAATGTATCCATGGGACGTATAGTAGCTTGTCCTACGGCTGGCTCTTGCGGGGTATTGCCTGCGGTGTTGTTATCAGTGAAAGAAAAGTTTGATTTAGATGAAGAGGATATGATAAAGGGTTTATTTACGTCGGGTGCTGTAGGTAGTATCATTGGTAAAAATGCATCTCTTTCTGGTGCAGAGGGTGGTTGTCAGGCAGAGGTTGGTTCTGCTTCAGCTATGGCAGCGGCGGCAGTTGTTGAGATATTAGGTGGTACACCGAAACAAGCCCTTCATGGGTCGGCTATTGCCCTTAAGAATCTAATGGGGTTAATTTGTGATCCGGTAGCAGGACTTGTTGAGGCACCTTGTGCTAAGCGAAATGCTATAGGGACTTCTAATGCCATGATTGCGGCGGAGATGGCTCTTGCAGGTATTAAGAGTATTATTCCTTTTGATGAAGTGGTTGTGGCTATGGGGAAAGTTGGGCGTATGTTGCCGGTGGCTCTTCGGGAGACTTCTGAGGGGGGGATAGCGACGACACCGACGGGACTTAGGTTGAAGAAGAAGATATTTGGACAAGATAAGAAAAGATAG
- the sdaAB gene encoding L-serine ammonia-lyase, iron-sulfur-dependent subunit beta, with product MEYSVFDIIGPVMIGPSSSHTAGATKIGYIARGIFGEDVTEVTFFLHGSFAKTYRGHGTDKALLAGIMGFLPDDERIKNAYKIIEKKGIHYTFTGKDLGEVHPNTVKIHMIGRTGREMIVMGSSIGGGKVVITKINDFDVDFNGEYTTLITKHVDRPGVMASITSILAQNKVNIAFMKLFRQAKGDYARLVLESDEDIDRHVLEDISKMDNVVDVTLIQKLIL from the coding sequence ATGGAATATAGCGTGTTTGATATTATTGGACCCGTCATGATTGGTCCATCCAGTTCCCACACTGCGGGGGCTACCAAAATTGGGTACATTGCTAGAGGAATTTTCGGGGAAGATGTAACAGAGGTTACTTTCTTTTTACATGGTTCTTTTGCTAAAACTTATCGTGGTCATGGAACAGATAAAGCTTTATTAGCAGGTATTATGGGATTCTTGCCAGATGATGAACGTATAAAGAATGCTTATAAAATCATAGAAAAAAAGGGGATTCACTATACATTTACAGGGAAAGACTTAGGTGAAGTGCACCCCAATACCGTTAAGATTCATATGATTGGTAGAACGGGTAGAGAGATGATCGTTATGGGTTCTTCCATAGGCGGTGGTAAAGTGGTCATCACAAAGATTAATGATTTTGATGTGGATTTCAATGGTGAATACACCACATTAATTACCAAGCATGTTGATCGACCAGGTGTAATGGCATCCATTACATCCATACTTGCTCAAAATAAGGTGAATATAGCCTTTATGAAGCTCTTTCGGCAAGCTAAAGGGGATTATGCCAGATTGGTGTTAGAATCAGATGAAGACATTGATAGGCATGTTTTAGAGGACATTAGTAAAATGGATAATGTGGTGGATGTGACCCTTATTCAAAAATTAATTCTATAG
- a CDS encoding RNA polymerase sigma factor: protein MGINIQLIKQGDGKEFERFVHSYRGVGENFAMNMVHDRGLAQEIVQDSFVKIYVYRDKIDEHLSLKSYFFTIIKHKVIDYMRKTKREVYHSFSIEGTPSAEDRVLKQEKNRVLNEQINGLKATYRLVLYLYVYQDMSYKEIGEVLGKTEGQVKALMFRARKKLKSKLGHALSDYGIYGMDGSVNE from the coding sequence ATGGGGATTAACATACAATTGATTAAGCAGGGTGATGGTAAAGAGTTTGAGCGATTTGTACATAGCTATCGGGGTGTGGGTGAAAACTTTGCCATGAATATGGTTCATGACAGAGGGCTTGCTCAGGAGATTGTTCAAGATAGTTTTGTCAAAATCTATGTGTATCGAGATAAAATTGATGAACATTTGTCCCTTAAGTCCTATTTCTTTACCATCATTAAGCACAAGGTTATTGATTATATGCGTAAGACAAAACGGGAAGTGTATCATTCTTTTTCCATTGAAGGGACCCCTTCCGCAGAAGATAGGGTGTTAAAACAAGAAAAAAATCGGGTGCTGAATGAACAGATTAATGGACTGAAAGCCACATATCGGTTGGTGCTCTATCTGTATGTTTATCAGGATATGTCTTATAAGGAGATTGGGGAGGTTCTTGGGAAAACAGAAGGTCAGGTAAAAGCACTGATGTTTCGGGCTCGTAAGAAATTAAAAAGCAAGTTGGGTCATGCATTAAGTGATTATGGGATTTATGGTATGGATGGGTCAGTCAATGAGTAG
- a CDS encoding MarR family winged helix-turn-helix transcriptional regulator — MENTYETLNQLLVCLFNDIMTIEEKALMTKEFKDISITDMHIIEAIGMGEGRNMSSVAKSLEITVGTLTIAINNLVKKGYVYRTRSTKDRRVVLISLSETGKKAYKHHARFHKKMIDDIIGLLKKDEIQVFTKCIAGINDYFKKMKDKVSK, encoded by the coding sequence ATGGAAAATACGTATGAGACTTTAAATCAATTATTAGTATGTTTATTTAATGATATTATGACAATAGAAGAAAAGGCTCTTATGACAAAAGAGTTTAAAGATATCTCAATAACAGATATGCATATTATTGAGGCTATTGGCATGGGAGAAGGTCGAAATATGTCCTCAGTAGCCAAATCCCTTGAGATTACAGTAGGTACCCTTACCATTGCTATTAACAACTTGGTTAAAAAGGGCTATGTGTATCGTACAAGAAGTACTAAAGATAGACGCGTTGTGTTGATATCTCTTAGCGAAACAGGTAAAAAAGCGTATAAACACCATGCCCGTTTTCATAAAAAAATGATAGATGATATCATTGGATTGTTAAAAAAAGATGAGATTCAAGTCTTTACAAAATGTATAGCGGGTATCAACGACTATTTTAAGAAAATGAAAGACAAAGTAAGTAAATAA
- a CDS encoding spore maturation protein → MKLVLMLSQFMIPLMFVLIIGYGLLKEIKVYDTFIIGAEEGFKIVLKIMPTLIGLMVAVGILRASGFLDVLSDALTPLSKLVHFPSELIPVALMRTVSSSASTGLILDLFKTHGPDSLIGRMTSIMMGCTETVFYTLSVYFMVVKIKNTRYAVTGALLVSLAGIIASAVITYQFFGS, encoded by the coding sequence ATGAAACTGGTCTTAATGCTTTCTCAATTTATGATTCCTCTAATGTTTGTTCTCATTATTGGTTATGGTTTATTGAAAGAAATCAAAGTATATGATACCTTCATTATAGGTGCAGAAGAAGGTTTTAAAATTGTCCTCAAAATAATGCCAACCCTTATAGGTTTAATGGTTGCAGTAGGCATATTAAGAGCTTCTGGGTTTTTAGATGTACTGTCAGATGCCCTAACCCCCCTTAGTAAACTTGTCCACTTTCCATCAGAACTTATACCTGTAGCGTTAATGAGAACCGTATCTTCATCAGCGAGTACAGGGCTTATCCTAGACCTTTTTAAAACCCATGGACCGGATTCCCTCATTGGGCGTATGACATCCATTATGATGGGATGTACGGAAACTGTATTTTATACATTATCCGTGTATTTTATGGTGGTAAAAATTAAGAATACCCGGTATGCTGTCACAGGAGCCTTATTGGTGAGTTTAGCAGGTATTATTGCATCAGCCGTTATTACCTATCAATTTTTTGGTTCATAG
- a CDS encoding ABC transporter permease, whose amino-acid sequence MFVKLVIYEMKYQIKSITFIIFCTFVLLFYVTQFIGDMDRIDTPSHPIDHMQTGDMDMVYKDSDSESHVTLEEQKNTLTSLLGRDLENHNTPLFDDMGRIELIPLTDGQLTLLEQLNITLQDTTFTEALYGDMLEQLQQSFGEHTIYTQGMVKRYGAKVKNYLFNKQEADAIKKYEKVTGAYARLFADYIGIAVGFFSIFIAGFALVKDKRYKAAEMIYTKPVSSIKYVLSKYVGNVVLMLAVVLIIAAYTTYTFHIEYDQINVFAFFRYTLTWILPTIMMVTSIGYLIQIIAGNGIVPIIAIFAYWFYSMPFTRQQYHITRYIIRYNKVTTLAKYQEVASAITTNRLFITGASLIILIIALWLFEKKRGHICG is encoded by the coding sequence ATGTTTGTGAAACTGGTTATCTATGAAATGAAGTATCAGATTAAGAGTATTACCTTTATCATTTTTTGTACCTTTGTTTTGCTTTTTTATGTGACTCAATTCATCGGCGATATGGACCGTATTGATACCCCATCTCATCCTATTGACCATATGCAGACAGGTGATATGGATATGGTTTATAAGGATTCTGACAGTGAATCGCATGTCACATTGGAAGAACAAAAAAATACATTAACAAGCTTATTGGGTAGAGATCTAGAGAATCACAATACGCCACTTTTTGATGACATGGGACGTATTGAGCTTATACCCCTAACAGACGGGCAGCTTACCTTGTTAGAGCAGCTAAATATTACCCTACAAGATACCACATTCACAGAGGCTCTTTATGGGGATATGTTAGAACAGCTGCAACAGAGCTTTGGGGAACATACCATCTATACACAAGGTATGGTTAAGCGCTATGGGGCTAAGGTCAAAAATTATCTTTTTAATAAACAAGAAGCAGACGCTATTAAAAAATATGAAAAAGTAACAGGTGCTTATGCCAGATTATTTGCTGATTATATTGGGATTGCTGTAGGCTTTTTCTCTATTTTTATTGCTGGTTTTGCCTTAGTGAAGGATAAACGTTATAAAGCAGCTGAAATGATTTATACCAAACCCGTCTCTTCCATTAAATATGTATTGAGTAAGTATGTAGGCAATGTGGTGCTGATGTTAGCTGTGGTGCTGATCATTGCTGCTTACACCACCTATACGTTTCATATAGAGTACGACCAAATTAATGTTTTTGCTTTTTTTCGATATACTCTAACATGGATTCTACCTACTATTATGATGGTCACGTCCATTGGGTATCTGATTCAAATAATTGCTGGAAACGGTATTGTACCCATCATTGCTATTTTTGCCTATTGGTTCTATAGTATGCCCTTTACACGTCAGCAATATCACATAACACGTTACATCATTCGCTATAACAAAGTAACCACGTTAGCTAAGTATCAAGAAGTAGCTTCAGCTATCACCACGAATCGTTTGTTTATTACAGGTGCCTCTCTTATTATTTTAATCATAGCTTTGTGGCTATTTGAGAAGAAAAGAGGTCATATCTGTGGATAG